A part of Crassostrea angulata isolate pt1a10 chromosome 5, ASM2561291v2, whole genome shotgun sequence genomic DNA contains:
- the LOC128183504 gene encoding microsomal glutathione S-transferase 3-like, producing MDASSFVLSGDFGYVVLVMIFSVFMLMWMGGKVGGARKKYEVPYPKMYSEDDRFNCYQRAHQNTLENYPVYLLLQVLSGLYAPKLAALAGAVWCAGRIVYAIGYYTGDPSKRIRGAFAYIGLLTMLVCSIIFALNLLKFTNL from the exons ATGGATGCATCTTCTTTTGTTTTGAGTGGAGATTTTGGATATGTTGTGCTTGTCATgatattttcagtttttatgcTCATGTGGATGGGAGGCAAAGTCGGAGGTGCAAGAAAGAAGTATGAAGTCCCA taCCCCAAAATGTACAGCGAGGATGACAGATTCAACTGTTACCAAAGAGCTCACCAAAATAC GCTTGAAAATTACCCAGTATATCTACTTCTACAAGTTTTGAGTGGATTATATGCCCCA AAACTTGCAGCTCTGGCGGGTGCTGTGTGGTGTGCAGGAAGAATCGTTTATGCAATTGGTTACTACACAGGAG atcCCAGCAAAAGGATCCGCGGTGCCTTTGCTTACATTGGATTGCTGACAATGCTGGTATGCTCCATCATCTTTGCTCTGAACCTGCTGAAGTTCACCAATCTCTGA
- the LOC128183503 gene encoding glycoprotein 3-alpha-L-fucosyltransferase A-like isoform X2, protein MTYRRDSDFTYFYGKIQNREIPLSRNYSEVFKRKTKKVSWAVSNCNSFSKREEYVKKLQKYISVDVYGRCGKLKCGQRSAGVTDCHKKFAEEYKFYLAVENSICKDYTTEKLFNFFFYDLPMIPIINGPKNAHEYIPNGTYINILDYASPEELAKDLERIGSNETLYSEYLKEKDKYTGSRFRWELVLCPMCSRLQENSLASNKIIPDISSWIWNDTCTKL, encoded by the coding sequence ATGACATATAGACGAGACTCTGACTTTACCTATTTTTACGGAAAAATTCAGAATCGAGAAATCCCATTGTCCCGAAACTACTCTGAGGTGTTTAAAAGGAAAACGAAGAAAGTATCATGGGCTGTAAGCAATTGTAACTCGTTTTCAAAACGTGAGGAATACGTTAAGAAACTTCAAAAGTACATAAGTGTTGATGTATATGGTAGATGTGGAAAACTTAAATGTGGACAGCGGTCGGCGGGGGTAACCGACTGTCACAAAAAGTTCGCAGAAGAATACAAATTCTACCTAGCAGTCGAAAACTCAATATGCAAAGACTACACTACAGAGAAACtatttaatttcttcttttacGATCTCCCTATGATTCCTATCATCAATGGACCTAAAAATGCCCATGAATACATTCCAAACGGAACGTACATTAATATATTAGACTACGCATCTCCTGAAGAATTAGCTAAAGATTTAGAAAGAATTGGATCAAACGAAACTCTTTATTCCGAGTATTTAAAGGAGAAGGACAAATATACAGGAAGCAGATTTCGTTGGGAATTAGTTTTATGTCCAATGTGTTCTAGACTTCAAGAAAATTCTTTAGCCAGTAACAAAATTATACCAGATATTAGTTCTTGGATTTGGAATGATACTTGCACCAAGTTGTAA
- the LOC128183505 gene encoding microsomal glutathione S-transferase 3-like, whose amino-acid sequence MDATPIGLNADFGYVILVTISAIIMSWKVGYQVVSARKKFNVQYPKMYSEDDRFNCYQRAHQNTLEVFPIYLVLQIFSGIYAPRFSAVCGLIFVLGRLVYAAGYQSGDPKKRLYGTFAYIGIGGMFVCSVVFALELLQIMKW is encoded by the exons ATGGATGCTACCCCTATTGGTTTGAATGCCGACTTCGGTTACGTTATTCTAGTGACCATCTCAGCCATCATAATGAGCTGGAAAGTGGGCTACCAAGTCGTGAGTGCCCGTAAAAAATTCAATGTTCAG taTCCTAAAATGTATAGCGAGGACGATCGGTTTAACTGCTACCAAAGGGCCCATCAAAACAC ACTTGAGGTATTTCCCATCTACCTAGTCCTCCAAATCTTCAGTGGAATTTATGCACCA AGGTTTTCGGCAGTTTGCGGGCTGATCTTCGTGCTGGGACGACTGGTGTACGCCGCCGGTTATCAGTCCGGGG ATCCCAAGAAGCGCCTGTACGGGACGTTTGCGTACATTGGAATCGGGGGAATGTTCGTGTGTTCTGTCGTGTTCGCCCTGGAACTCCTTCAGATTATGAAATGGTGA
- the LOC128183507 gene encoding zinc finger protein 99-like: protein MDIPCQCSGCHIITGRQKHWCYADMRTIWYAYHKMATTSAENSETIMDESHMVARYVKCAERCIVQSRACKNTNTGAHKGIQNSSVVNEKPYACDKCTKAYVHKKDLRNHKLAQHDEGEKFKCDYCNCKG from the exons ATGGATAttccttgccagtgcagtggttgtcatattattacgggccgccaaAAGCACTGGTGTTACGCCGATATGCGTACCATTTGGTACGCATATCATAAGATGGCGACGACCTCTGCAG AGAATTCAGAAACGATAATGGATGAATCCCAT atggtgGCAAGATATGTGAAGTGTGCGGAAAGATGTATAGTTCAAAGCAGGGCATGCAAGAACACAAATACTGGAGCACACAAAGGAATACAAAATTCAAGTGTGGTCAAT GAAAAACCTTATGCCTGCGACAAATGTACCAAGGCGTATGTCCACAAGAAAGATCTCCGAAATCACAAGTTGGCCCAGCATGATGAGGGGGAAAAGTTTAAATGCGATTATTGTAATTGTAAGGGATAA